Genomic window (Prionailurus bengalensis isolate Pbe53 chromosome E3, Fcat_Pben_1.1_paternal_pri, whole genome shotgun sequence):
GAACAAATCTGAAGCTACTTTTTGGAATTCTAGGAAATTgaacaaatcaatcaatcaattgaTGGGTGAATCGGGAGCCAAGTTCTCAGGGCTGGAGAATACAGTTACAAacaccggtgggggggggggaggacggaggaggaggaggaggagaggagagaaaaacccTGCAGCATTAGGTTGGAATTAGAGAGGTTGTAAACTCGGGGGTGTGCACATCTTATCCATTTCCCAGCTCTGTTTTCCAAGAAGGCCCAGAAGTAATGATGCCACACGAAGTCTAAGTACGCCTACAACCCTTATCTTGGTTTGTGgacacatttttctctgtttccaccagatacttcttctttttcctttttgaaaactaCCAGGGGAAAACTAGAAATTTTACAGCAGAGAAACCACATTGACCACTTCTTCAACACATGAATCAAAGTCAGCGTTGGCAGTAATGGAACTCTTGGGAAGAATGTCCCTCTTCACATTGGGTACTGAGGACACAGCATTCCTTTCCATGTTTTTCCCACCCAAAGCGCGGAACCTGAATCTAAACATGATGAAACGTCAGACAGACCCAACTTGCGGCACATTCTGCAAAATAAATGGCCTGTACTCTCCAAAAGTGACAATGTCATGAGTTACAAACGAAGAATTAGGAACTGTTCCAGATTAGTCTAAAAAAGACACGACAACCGAATGCAATGGATACATGGTTTTGAATTTCCTGTTGCTATCAAGGATTTGTTGGAACAATGGACAACGTTTCAATAAGGCCTGTAAATTACCGTAGTGTGTCAATCTTATCTTCCTGATTTTGAAATCTGTACCGTGGATGTCAGGGAATTCACCGTTCTTCCcacaggaaaaggagaagaaccCTCACCCATGGGGTTGTCATGAGCGTCAAATGCAGAACTTGGCCCCAAACAGTAGGTAAATACAGGGAAGGATAATTATGGTAGGAACGAGTCTCAGGGGAAGCGGTGGGTTTTAAGATACCACCACCCTACACCCTCAACTTCAGAAACACCAGCTCGGGCCCAGAAACACTGTTCCCTAGGCTACTCAGAGGTGCTTCCGCTCACGGGAGCATTACCCACAGGTGCCGGGTTCCAGGCAGCGGGTTTAGAACAGCTCCCGGGGCCACCGCTCCCGCCCGAAACCGCGGGGCTTCCTGGTCCAGCTCCTGAGACGGGTATTTGGTAAAATCAAACACAAAGCCCCAAAGTCAAAGGGGCGGCAGTTGATTACGGGGCCTCGGTGAGGGTGcgagacgcccccccccccccccccccccccgcaaccgaGGTAGGGGCGCCGCCAAGGGTGAGCCCAAGGTCGACTAGCAGGTGGTGGTCTGAGAGGCTCAGCGGCTTTCAGCTGTGCTGGGAGAGCGGGACTCCTCCTCGGGTTGCAAACGCGGACTTTAAAAAGGTAACAGGAGGCACTCTGCAGAGGGGTGAAGAATTTGAGGGTGTTTGTAACGTTGTTGCCCTGCCACGTTTAACGTGTCCCGGGTTCTGTAGAAAACGGCATCGGTGCCCGGCCGCCTTACCCGGAGGAACTAGTACGAAAAGTATCCCCCAAGGCAGCCAGCCGGCCCGGTTCAGCACTATCTGCAGCGGTGGAAGCTGCCAACCCCCTCGGCCAGCTGCCGTGGCTTTTGCCTCACGCCCTGGGCCTGACGCCGGGCTCTGAAGTTAGGAGTGTACCCGCCGCCTAGGGTCTGCGGGGGCTTCTCCCGGGTGCGGAAGGCCGGGTGCGACGCTGCCGCGGGCTCGCCGCGCGAGGCCCGTGGCCACAGGGAAGCAGTTAGGTCGCTGGGCTCGGACCATCAACTCCAAACATGGGGAGACAAAATGGCGGCCGTGCCTCGGGCCGAAGCCACATACGGGTTCCGCGGCACGCACGAACTGCAACTCCCAGAATGCTCTGGTTAGAAAGTGGGAGGGCGAGGAGCGCGCTAGCGTCCCTCGATGTGGCGCTAGGCCCCCCATGCCCCGCCTCCCTCCCGGCGGAAATACTCCGAATACGTGGCCCCCTCCGGTCCTCTCACCCGCCCTTCCTCGCACTGGCCGCAGGGATTCGTAGTTCCCTGGCAGCTGCGTTGAACCTCCCTTGGGCCTTAAGAAACTACGCTTCCCGAAGTGGCCTCGGCGCCTGCGCAAAGCGCCGCGGGACGTACTACGGTTCCCGGCGGGCCCTGCGACGCGCGCGGGTGCGTGCTGACGCGCTTCGGCGGTCGTGCTGACGTGCAGCGCGGCCCAGGCGGGGTGCGAGTGGCGCAGTCGGAGCCCGCTGCGGCCCCTGAGGAAGCGACGAGGCGTCTGTGTCGGCTGAGGCAGGCGGACCGGCGAGGCGAGGCGGCAGCTCCTGGCCCCGAGGGACTCGGGAGCGTGAGCAGCGGCAGCACCTCTCCCCCTCGGAGGCGgcgggcggaggcggcggcggcggcggcggcgggtgAGAGGGTGAGGGAGCGCGCGagccgggtgggggaggggcggcggcccCGGCGCGAGGCCAAAGCGCGCGGAGAACGGTCCAGGCCGCCGCGCGCACGCGCGCTCGCCGCCCCTAGCTCACGCGGACGCCCTCGCTcgcccgcctcccctcccccttcccttcggTTCCCGTCGCGCGCGGGCTTTtacctgccttcccctcccccatggcaaCGGCCCGCGCCGCCGAGGGCTCTCGGGCTCGCGCGCGCTCGCGACGAGCAGGGGGGAGCGCGCGCCTCGGCTTCTCGCCACCCCCACGCGTGCGGCCGAGGAGGGCCTCCCGCAGCTACCCCTTTCGACATTTTCTCggcggggaggcggcggcggcggcggcggccgtgGCCGTGGCGCGTTCCTGGGGCCCTCCCCCCGAGCCTCTCAGGCCTTCGGCTTCTCCGTCCCTCCCGGGGGCCTGCGGGCCGGCGCGGAGCCTCCCAGACTCCCGGGCGCcgcgcagccccctcccccacccctcaaggCCGAAAATAGGCCTTGGCCGCCCAGCCGGCGCAGGGGAGGCCTGGAACCGGGTGCCCTGGAGACGTAGGTAGTTCGCGCCCGGTGCTGGCGGCCTTGAAGCGGTAGGGAGACGCAAGCGCTACGgcttgtcttgttttgttttagcgTAAAGGTGACGTGCTCGGCCCAGGTATGCGAGGGAGTGTAGgtgcccccccggccccccactcCTTCATTGTCTTCTCCCAAGTTAAAGCTTCGCGGGGCCGGTGGAGCGCTGCCTGGGGAAGGAAACGCCGGGCTCCGCTTCAGGCTTTAATCTGGCCCCCGTCTCTTCTGAGCCTTCGTGTCCACTCCCGCTGGGCTAAGATGTCGTCTGGCCCCAGAATTCAAAACGAGCGTTTCGTTGTCTTTTCTCTTAAGTGTGTGAGTTTCGGTCTTTTCTTGAACCGGTACGTGAAATTGTTCTGGGTTCGGTGGCGTTGGCCCAGCTCCCGAATCAGCTCATCGCTGAGCTTGCTGGGCTGGCCCGTGTCCGTTTTTCCCGCACGCCCACCGCCTCTCTTCTGGTGCGTTTCGTCTCGTGAGTGTTTTCCGTCTTGAATTGAGGATTGTCTTGTCTCTCTTTGTCTGGCGTCGTGATAAATTGCCcagtaaaaggaaaaatgtttttgtcttGCAGTCgatttttgctttgtgattttcATCTTGGATAACTTTTGTGTTCTCACAGTCTGTGGACCCTAGTTGAGAATGTTTGTTTTACGAAGTTAGCTGTTTCGGGCGACTTCTGTGTGTGTTGATGTTCCCCCTTGGCTTTTTCCTTTTAGTGTTCTGAGCGCTGCCTCAGATGCTGTGGGCTGCTtggggggacgggggagggggaggacttgttttttaaagttctccaaTTAGTTGTGACTTAATGCCCTTTCTTGAGCAGCTGCTGGTTTGCCCTCTTAAGGGAGTGGGAGGACTTTTGTGTGAGGTGGTATGGAAGTGTGGGTGAATGGTTAGGCTGAAGAATTAATTGCACGCTGGAAGCATTCTGCAAGGAAGGCAGAAACTAGGGTGGGGTTTAGAGAGGCAAAGAAGGACCTAGGTTTAGAGTGGGGAGGATTggtatttgagaaaatgaaagtgTTGGAAGGTAAAGAAACTCATTTCTTGTGCTGTAacgaaaattttcatttttttgtgcatttttactTGCTTTTCCTAGATTGAGCTTCATTTGTCACTCCTGTACCTTAGTGtggttttctgatttttcagtcCTCTGGAGTCTGCTCCTGGGGTTGCCCCTTTAGAGTTGGGGGATAGAGGTACAAGCGGTTCTGGAATTGGGGCAATTTTCCTCCCATTCTCAGTCTCCCcgtacttaaaattttgttttactataTCCTTCAGGTACTCATATGCTGtttcttctggaattttaaaaacgtAGGCTTCCTTTGTATCCGTGTTTAtctacttttgcttatttttcactaATCTCTTCACTTGTTCCTTGGGGTTTTTGAGGGGGGTAGTTTTCCCTCACATATTTGTGCTCTGTGAAGCTGTCGCGGACGAGATGAGATGGAGGAAGAAATAATGTATATGTAGTaggagaaaagaataagaaatgtgTAGCTAAGAAATCTAACCAGAAAAATCGAGGGGGTTGAGGGCTTTTCAGAGCCATGCTGGGGTTGGGACAGGTCGAGAGGATAGAACCTTGGTGTAGGAGGCACGAAGAGAACATGGGAGAGATGAGGCAGGTCTGGAAGAGAAACACAAGATAACAGGGAATTGGTAGGGAAAGTTGACAGTTTTGCCTTAGTGAAGGGCtatgaaggggggggggtgttctgAGTAAGTTTAGGGCAAGGAATGTGGAAGAGGGCAATGGGAACGGTCGGAGCGGAGGAGGTTTGATCAGAGCATTGAGCTGTAAACAGGTGATGTTTAAGGGGAGCTAATGAGACTTGGGTGAGCTGCCGAATACGTGAGAAATCCTATTGGGAAGGAAATTAAAGGAGCAAGATATCAGGCAAGGTAGTTGATagcttataaatatttgaaatcagggaAATGGTCTCTCCTCGGGGAGGTAAAGTACAAGAAGATTATGTAGCCAAGGTTCTTGTGTTTCTGATATGCATGCTGGCTTTTATTCTTGAGTGTGAGGCTGCATGGGACTCTTGGTTTATGTCAGAAACCAACCAGTCCACGTGTTGAGATACGTAGGGGTTGTTTAGTCTGTTTTGCGTTTGTGACGTGGTAGTCTGAAATTCTTGGGTCAGTTCTGAAAAGGATCTTTGGATTTGGACTGTGGGCCCGTAGGTACCACAGATTTGTGGTAGTGGTGGTCGTGCCCTGTTTGGGGGCCTCAGTCAGTCGGTTGCCAGATGTcggaaagtagattagtgggtGGAGACATTGGTGCTTATGGGAGCCAAATGAGAATAAAGAGTGTGGAAAAATTCGAGAGAAATaggtttcttattttcttaggGTGGAACAAGAACATCGAGGTGCAAACAGAAATGGAAGTGGCTCTTGGCCTTTGAGGGAAAAGGCTGTAAGAGCTGGGGTAGGATTGAGTGGAAAGAAAGtatgggaaggggaagggaaggaagggtttTTGTTAGAAGACCAGGAGGATGGTGCAGATAAAGGAGTTTAGTGTGGAGCTTCCTGTTGAAATAGGGGTGAAGAACAGGGATTTGGGTGGTGGCAAGTGGTTAGTTTGGGGTCAGGGCCCTGACCCGTGTTTCCCCGCTCCCCCCCAGGAGCGGTGGTGCCCCCCCGGGCACGGGGCCATGTACAACGGGATCGGGCTGCCGACGCCCCGGGGCAGCGGCACCAACGGCTACGTCCAGCGCAACCTGTCCCTGGTGCGAGGCCGCCGGGGTGAGCGGCCTGACTACAAGGGAGAGGAGGAACTGCGGCGCCTGGAGGCTGCCCTGGTGAAGCGGCCTAATCCTGACATCCTGGACCACGAGCGCAAGCGGCGCGTGGAGCTGCGATGCCTCGAGCTGGAGGAGATGATGgaagagcaggggtgaggggagggctgggggagagccAAGCACTGAGCGAGTGCAGAGCTGGGGGAATTAGGTGGGATGTAGGGAGTTGAGGGCTTGTTGAAGAGGCCTGGAGAGGAgttgcaggaggggaggaggtaaAGGAGCTAGCAGATTGAGAGGAGTTAAGGGACAGCTCAAGGTGGGAGATGAGGAAAGTCTGTACCAAGAGAAAGCCTGAGGGAATTTGAATTATTAGGATGAAGACACTTGGGGAAAGAGGGAAgccattgaaaaacaaaaaggtgcTTTAAGGGGAGAGGTGGGAAAGCAGGTACCAGGCAAGAAAAGAGCTGGAGTAGAAGCTGACAGGTGTTGTCATTGGTAGAGAAGAGGAAGGTAAATGGATTTAAGGATTGAGGCCTTGGAAGGTAGTGAAGGCAAGAAAACAGCAATTGAAATACTAATCTGGATAAGAGGGGATCATGGGTTGGGTAGGGAAGTGAAATTTTGGAAAAGGAGTACAGTGAGAAAACCTtttagagcagtggttttcaaacttcagCAGTGGCACCCTTTTTATACAACGCACTTTACTTTGGAATCTCCGGAAATACCTGTTGTTGAAGTCGAGGAGGAGCACCTGGAACTTTGCCTGCTTAGCTTTCCTCTTTTAGCCCCTGGAGTTTAGCCTGTTTAAAATCCACTGTTCTAGAGGCTATAGTaaatggagggaagaaagaacagtGAAAGATCAGAAAGATTTAAGAGAAGGGCCCTTTGGGTGACAGTGAGTGAAAAGTTTTATGTGTGCATGGAAAGGGAAGGGATCCTCCTGGGAATAAGGAAAACTTTAACTTGGGACTGGGTTAAGTGCCTAGTCTGGCTTTAACCTTGAAGGGATTTGTTCTTCAGGTACGAGGAACAGCAAATTCAGGAAAAAGTGGCTACCTTTCGACTCATGTTGCTGGAGAAGGATGTGAAccctgggggaaaggaagagaccCCAGGGCAGAGGCCAGCGTGAGTGTTTTCACTGTCTCTTATTTCCTCTGGACTGCActgcttctgctgttttctcttcttcaacttcctctctgctctttctcccaaCTTCTTCCCAGTCTCATTTGCCTGCCTCCGGTGGTGTGAGCAACCCTgatcttttctcttcccttctaaccattgcttttttccccccagggtAACTGAGACTCACCAGTTGGCAGaactgaatgagaaaaagaatgagcGACTCCGTGCTGCCTTTGGTATCAGTGATTCCTATGTAGATGGCAGCTCTTTTGATCCTCAGCGTCGCGCTCGAGAAGCTAAACAACCAGCTCCAGAGCCTCCCAAACCTTA
Coding sequences:
- the SRRM2 gene encoding serine/arginine repetitive matrix protein 2 isoform X8 codes for the protein MYNGIGLPTPRGSGTNGYVQRNLSLVRGRRGERPDYKGEEELRRLEAALVKRPNPDILDHERKRRVELRCLELEEMMEEQGYEEQQIQEKVATFRLMLLEKDVNPGGKEETPGQRPAVTETHQLAELNEKKNERLRAAFGISDSYVDGSSFDPQRRAREAKQPAPEPPKPYSLVRESSSSRSPTPKQKKKKKKKDRGRRSESSSPRRERKKSSKKKKHRSESESKKRKHRSPTPKSKRKSKDKKRKRSRSTTPAPKSRRAHRSTSADSASSSDTSRSRRCTDHSEDTVPAL